One part of the Nitrosopumilus sp. genome encodes these proteins:
- a CDS encoding 3'(2'),5'-bisphosphate nucleotidase CysQ, with translation MKDIPIINKIPELEIAIKAVEEAGKAILEIYQGNFESFTKSDDSPITEADIKSNNIIKEILAQTKYPILSEEDKDDLSRLSKDTIWIVDPLDGTSDFIDKTGEFTVMIGLIKNKKPILGIIGWPTEKTIFVAQKGSGAFRYSNGEWEKITVTKVADLSKCRTVGSRHHLSDKEKAFIKKLGIEDFTSIGSSLKVGKISSGEAEAYITTTNKMKEWDSAASYCIISEAGGKMTDMLGNDITYNNKEVHHQNGILVTNGLIHDKIIDEFKKLE, from the coding sequence TTGAAAGATATTCCAATAATTAATAAAATTCCTGAATTAGAAATTGCTATTAAGGCTGTAGAAGAGGCTGGAAAAGCTATTTTGGAAATTTATCAAGGAAATTTTGAATCATTTACAAAAAGTGATGACTCCCCAATTACTGAGGCAGATATTAAAAGTAATAATATCATTAAAGAAATTCTTGCACAAACAAAATATCCAATTTTATCTGAAGAAGACAAGGACGATCTTAGCAGACTATCAAAAGATACGATATGGATAGTAGATCCACTTGATGGAACTTCTGATTTTATTGATAAAACAGGCGAATTCACTGTTATGATTGGATTAATTAAAAATAAAAAACCAATTCTTGGGATAATCGGTTGGCCAACAGAAAAAACAATATTTGTTGCACAAAAAGGAAGTGGGGCATTTAGATATTCAAATGGCGAATGGGAAAAAATTACTGTAACAAAAGTCGCAGATCTTTCGAAATGTAGAACTGTTGGATCAAGACATCATTTGTCTGATAAAGAAAAAGCATTCATTAAAAAATTAGGTATTGAAGATTTTACAAGTATAGGGAGTTCATTAAAAGTAGGAAAAATTAGCTCGGGTGAAGCTGAGGCATATATTACAACTACAAATAAAATGAAAGAGTGGGACTCCGCAGCTTCTTATTGTATTATTTCTGAAGCTGGAGGAAAAATGACAGATATGTTAGGAAATGATATCACGTATAATAACAAAGAAGTTCATCATCAAAATGGAATTTTAGTAACAAATGGACTAATTCATGATAAAATTATTGATGAATTTAAAAAATTAGAGTAG
- a CDS encoding homoserine kinase, translated as MESISIKAPSSTANLGPGFDVFGLAIDAFYDEITLTKTKGGITIITQDDIPTNPENNTAGLVIKNMKKKFKIKKGIEIKIKKGVPAGFGMGSSAASAAAAAVAFDRLFGLGLDGNTLVEFAGSGEKASAGTVHYDNVAASVLGGFVIVKTNPLDVIRIDPPINLRMCVAVPKLDVPKKKTKVSRGVIPKKVKLTDSVLNISNASAIVAGFMKKDPELIGNSIKDVIVEPARQHMIPGYVKVKQNALKAGALGVTISGAGPSIIAFSQKSANLKKISLAMSKGFASAKIECQTIICKPSKGAVDKRK; from the coding sequence ATGGAATCAATTTCTATAAAAGCACCATCATCAACTGCAAATCTAGGTCCAGGATTTGATGTTTTTGGATTGGCGATAGATGCATTTTATGATGAAATTACACTGACTAAAACAAAAGGTGGAATTACAATAATTACTCAAGATGATATTCCTACAAATCCTGAAAATAATACTGCCGGTTTAGTTATAAAAAATATGAAAAAAAAATTTAAAATAAAAAAAGGAATTGAAATTAAAATAAAAAAAGGAGTTCCTGCTGGATTTGGAATGGGTAGTAGTGCTGCATCAGCAGCGGCTGCTGCGGTAGCATTTGATAGATTGTTTGGACTTGGACTTGATGGAAACACTCTAGTAGAATTTGCAGGTTCTGGTGAAAAAGCTAGTGCAGGAACTGTTCATTATGATAATGTCGCTGCATCTGTTTTAGGAGGATTTGTTATTGTGAAAACTAATCCTTTAGATGTAATTAGGATAGATCCTCCAATTAATCTTCGAATGTGTGTTGCAGTTCCAAAACTTGATGTTCCAAAAAAGAAAACCAAAGTATCAAGAGGAGTTATTCCAAAAAAAGTGAAATTAACAGACAGTGTTTTGAATATATCTAACGCTTCTGCGATTGTTGCAGGGTTTATGAAAAAAGATCCAGAACTAATTGGAAATTCAATTAAGGATGTAATAGTTGAACCAGCAAGACAACATATGATTCCAGGTTATGTTAAAGTAAAGCAAAATGCTCTAAAAGCAGGCGCATTAGGAGTAACAATAAGTGGTGCAGGTCCATCAATAATTGCATTTTCACAGAAATCTGCAAACTTAAAAAAGATTAGTTTAGCAATGTCTAAGGGATTTGCATCTGCAAAGATTGAATGTCAAACAATAATCTGTAAACCCAGTAAAGGTGCTGTAGATAAAAGAAAATGA
- a CDS encoding winged helix-turn-helix domain-containing protein, translating to MGIMGDILDVTADGGRSGIIVSAISRKANLSHYAVLDKCEKLVEAGLVESVKNDRNRVFLITEKGLQFFQEFKRFQGLVESMNLRY from the coding sequence ATGGGCATAATGGGTGATATCTTAGACGTTACCGCCGATGGTGGTCGTAGTGGAATCATTGTATCTGCAATCTCTCGTAAAGCCAACCTATCTCACTATGCAGTACTAGACAAATGTGAGAAACTGGTAGAAGCCGGCTTAGTAGAATCCGTCAAAAATGATAGGAATAGGGTCTTTTTGATTACCGAAAAAGGACTTCAATTTTTCCAGGAATTTAAGAGGTTTCAGGGATTAGTAGAAAGCATGAATCTGAGGTATTGA
- a CDS encoding MarR family transcriptional regulator codes for MNPEIVPIHRKEFLREDGMLFVRTEGIIETMAKAPLIIASFIVVALAMPIQTSFSSTRTLDLILYSDGSVHVSANLDVDPLNPDFEIKLFGPSIDNFVAVSENGFLLSSEIVDDKVTIDTFGSSSITIDYDIHDLISKEGRVWTFSLDSPTNYSLLMPQNSIIVGMNALPSNMIIVNDQTQLELSTGLSEINYILGTTNPPVISPPVTNPEQFNVDIFTISIIGVSIAAAIVGGIILIKRKQTQSLSILENESPKSETNIDSLDTETIFNLRPEMREDDKEIIKFISENGGQVLESDLRKKFLQPRTTMWRAVKRLERQGVIEISKKDLQNLVKLKKVLEDEE; via the coding sequence TTGAATCCAGAAATCGTACCAATTCATAGGAAAGAGTTTCTTCGAGAAGATGGAATGCTTTTTGTAAGGACTGAGGGTATCATCGAAACAATGGCAAAAGCACCTTTGATAATTGCTAGCTTTATCGTTGTTGCACTTGCGATGCCTATTCAGACCTCGTTCAGCTCTACTCGAACTCTTGATCTTATTCTTTATTCAGATGGTTCAGTACATGTATCAGCTAATTTGGATGTAGATCCATTAAATCCAGATTTTGAGATTAAATTATTTGGACCATCAATTGACAATTTTGTAGCGGTTAGCGAAAATGGTTTTTTATTATCTAGTGAAATTGTTGATGATAAAGTAACCATTGATACTTTTGGCTCATCTTCTATTACAATTGATTATGATATTCATGATTTAATTTCAAAAGAAGGAAGAGTATGGACTTTCTCTCTTGATTCACCAACTAATTACTCATTACTTATGCCTCAAAACTCGATTATTGTTGGTATGAATGCATTGCCATCAAACATGATCATAGTAAATGATCAAACACAATTAGAACTAAGTACCGGCTTGTCTGAAATTAATTATATTCTTGGAACTACAAATCCACCAGTAATAAGCCCACCAGTAACAAATCCAGAACAATTTAACGTTGATATTTTTACAATATCTATTATTGGTGTATCTATTGCAGCAGCTATAGTTGGAGGAATAATTTTAATTAAAAGAAAACAAACACAATCATTGTCCATTTTAGAAAACGAATCTCCTAAATCTGAAACAAATATTGACTCTCTTGATACTGAAACCATTTTCAATCTAAGGCCTGAAATGCGTGAAGATGATAAAGAAATTATTAAATTTATTTCTGAAAATGGTGGACAAGTTTTAGAAAGTGATTTGCGAAAAAAATTCCTTCAACCAAGAACAACAATGTGGAGAGCAGTAAAACGACTAGAAAGACAAGGAGTAATTGAAATTTCTAAAAAAGATTTACAAAATCTGGTTAAACTAAAGAAAGTATTGGAGGATGAAGAATGA
- a CDS encoding transcriptional regulator — translation MFDKFKNEGGEMVKENVNPEESVESDSTIESASEIGIGELMGKRAKLEEAIDYVGLMIKNLKDKRTLLEKDIEEESVDIKNLKEKLQKVSEYIDEENRGIHELTKKRQQVENEADEVGSIINTLREKLSGVDKVIDDEGNRVKRIKESRESLTD, via the coding sequence ATGTTTGATAAATTCAAAAATGAAGGAGGAGAAATGGTAAAAGAAAATGTTAATCCAGAAGAATCTGTAGAATCAGATTCAACAATTGAATCTGCTAGTGAGATTGGAATTGGAGAGTTGATGGGTAAACGTGCAAAATTAGAAGAGGCAATAGATTATGTAGGTTTAATGATTAAAAATCTTAAAGACAAGAGAACTTTACTTGAAAAGGACATTGAGGAAGAATCTGTAGACATCAAAAATCTTAAAGAAAAATTACAAAAAGTAAGTGAATACATAGACGAGGAAAATAGGGGAATTCATGAGCTTACAAAAAAGAGACAGCAGGTAGAAAATGAGGCAGACGAGGTAGGTTCGATTATCAATACTTTAAGAGAGAAACTCTCAGGTGTGGATAAGGTAATTGATGATGAAGGTAATAGGGTTAAGAGAATTAAAGAATCTAGAGAGTCATTAACTGATTAA
- a CDS encoding ATP/GTP-binding protein, which produces MKTIFISGTAGSGKSLLTSKLYDYYTKNGAFVAVLNLDPGVENMPYTCDVDVRDYVDIVSIMHQYDLGPNGAMIMANDLIASKIDDIQNEVNRINPDYLIVDTPGQIELFAYRSSGRFLVENISSDEKTNIFLFDGALVTTPVNFVSIALLATSIRLRLNLSTINVVTKTDLIQDKLKEILQWSTNLNTLENAIAKEADGDTYSLTTNILRGLNLGGFAQGLIPISNVTGEGLVNLQGALSRILNLGEEVED; this is translated from the coding sequence TTGAAAACAATTTTTATTTCTGGCACAGCTGGTTCTGGAAAATCATTACTTACATCAAAATTATATGATTATTATACAAAAAATGGAGCGTTTGTAGCAGTTTTGAATTTAGATCCTGGTGTAGAAAATATGCCATATACTTGTGATGTTGATGTTAGAGATTATGTAGATATTGTATCCATAATGCATCAATATGATCTTGGTCCAAACGGTGCCATGATAATGGCAAATGATTTGATTGCATCAAAAATTGATGATATTCAGAATGAAGTAAATAGAATAAATCCGGATTATCTAATTGTTGATACGCCAGGTCAAATTGAATTATTTGCATATCGTTCCAGTGGACGTTTTCTTGTAGAAAATATTTCATCAGATGAAAAAACAAATATTTTTCTCTTTGATGGTGCTCTGGTTACTACTCCAGTTAATTTTGTCTCAATTGCACTTCTTGCAACATCAATAAGATTACGTTTGAATTTATCTACAATTAATGTAGTTACTAAAACAGATCTTATTCAAGACAAATTAAAAGAAATATTACAATGGTCAACAAATTTGAATACGTTAGAAAATGCAATTGCTAAAGAAGCAGATGGTGATACATACTCATTGACAACTAATATTTTACGAGGTTTGAATCTAGGGGGGTTTGCTCAAGGTTTGATTCCAATTTCTAATGTGACAGGAGAAGGTCTTGTAAATCTCCAAGGTGCGTTAAGCAGAATTCTTAATTTGGGTGAAGAGGTGGAAGATTAA
- the folE gene encoding GTP cyclohydrolase I FolE, which produces MDKERVKKLVRELIIEIGEDPTREGLRETPDRIASMYKEIFEGYDSDSELSVQFSEDSDVVIARDIQFYSMCEHHMLPFFGKIHIAYSPNGRVFGISKLVRLVEKYSKRLQIQERLTKNIADELYSQGVKGVVVLADAEHLCMKMRGVRNDATLSSSAFRGIYENKEEKAGIMTLIRKRTSYSSF; this is translated from the coding sequence ATGGATAAAGAACGTGTAAAAAAACTTGTAAGAGAATTAATTATTGAAATTGGGGAGGATCCTACACGTGAGGGATTACGGGAAACTCCAGATAGAATCGCAAGCATGTACAAAGAAATTTTTGAAGGATATGATTCTGATTCAGAACTATCTGTACAATTTTCAGAAGACTCTGATGTAGTAATAGCACGAGATATTCAATTTTATTCAATGTGTGAACATCACATGTTGCCCTTTTTTGGAAAAATTCACATTGCTTATTCTCCAAATGGAAGAGTTTTTGGAATCTCAAAACTTGTTAGATTGGTTGAAAAGTATTCAAAGAGACTACAAATTCAAGAGCGACTGACCAAAAATATTGCCGATGAATTATACTCTCAAGGTGTAAAAGGAGTTGTTGTTTTAGCTGATGCAGAACACCTTTGTATGAAAATGAGAGGTGTTAGAAACGATGCAACACTCTCCTCATCAGCATTTAGAGGAATTTATGAAAATAAAGAAGAAAAAGCAGGAATTATGACACTTATCAGAAAACGTACATCATACTCTTCCTTTTAG
- a CDS encoding lysylphosphatidylglycerol synthase transmembrane domain-containing protein, whose translation MNWRLVAIPVTLIPIFIIAIQFDIQLDDLLAIGIFPFVGAIIAMMIKLGLQGVKFAYIARKYLGSFDSFFKLTGVRIGSEFIKFTTPMFVGAELVVIYYLHKKGVNPAKAAWIAIMDIVTEVFAAGLLSIMAGIIALLNGAYVVAAVILAVSIVITSLWMVMFFLSSKHTFQVPKILENLTKRFGKEKGVKAIEKTNTWMEEVCTMSRENLKTPESKKIFTISFLFSLASWSFYGISFMVIAMGTGFVISAFDSIMAVMGANAIGNLPITIGGSGLAEFGIVAYLNNLDPFAFEISEGIVGWNSVIGWRIATYYVPIVITWLLLVKLALSKISKS comes from the coding sequence ATGAACTGGAGACTTGTTGCTATTCCTGTTACCCTAATTCCTATCTTCATAATAGCTATTCAATTCGATATTCAATTAGATGATTTGTTGGCAATCGGAATATTTCCGTTTGTTGGTGCAATTATAGCAATGATGATCAAATTAGGTTTGCAGGGAGTCAAATTTGCATATATTGCGAGAAAATATCTTGGAAGCTTTGACTCATTTTTCAAATTAACTGGTGTAAGAATTGGAAGCGAATTCATCAAATTTACAACTCCTATGTTTGTTGGAGCAGAATTAGTTGTGATCTATTATTTACACAAGAAAGGAGTCAATCCAGCAAAAGCAGCATGGATTGCTATTATGGATATCGTAACTGAAGTATTTGCAGCAGGGTTGCTATCAATAATGGCAGGAATTATTGCTTTGTTAAATGGTGCATATGTAGTCGCAGCTGTTATTTTAGCCGTTAGCATTGTTATCACATCTTTATGGATGGTGATGTTCTTTCTTTCTTCTAAACATACATTTCAAGTTCCCAAAATATTAGAAAATTTGACAAAAAGATTCGGAAAAGAAAAAGGTGTCAAAGCCATTGAAAAAACAAACACTTGGATGGAAGAAGTATGTACTATGAGTAGAGAAAATCTAAAAACTCCTGAATCCAAAAAAATCTTTACAATCTCATTCTTGTTTTCACTTGCATCTTGGTCATTTTACGGAATTTCTTTTATGGTTATTGCAATGGGAACAGGATTTGTCATTTCTGCATTTGATTCTATAATGGCTGTAATGGGAGCAAACGCAATTGGAAATTTACCAATCACTATTGGTGGATCAGGACTTGCTGAATTTGGAATTGTTGCGTATCTAAACAATTTAGATCCCTTTGCATTTGAAATATCTGAGGGCATTGTTGGATGGAATTCCGTTATTGGCTGGAGAATTGCAACATACTATGTACCCATAGTAATTACTTGGCTACTTTTAGTAAAATTAGCCTTAAGTAAAATATCAAAATCTTGA
- a CDS encoding SDR family NAD(P)-dependent oxidoreductase produces MKLSGKVAIVTGGSRGIGLATAKILSENGATVVLTAKNQERLEKASSEIPNSLGIAADIKNKNDVKNVVSKTVAKFGQIDILVNNAGIFPKIKELHMIDEDEWNEILDVNLTGQFRFTKEAIPYLQKTSGSIINISSDAGLKAYQGFNADAYSATKAALILLTKCWALEYAKDKIRVNCICPGVVDTDMTKPFLKTQEDKEFMDNEHPIGRIGQPEEVGKAVLYFASDDASWTTGAILAVDGGESIK; encoded by the coding sequence TTGAAATTATCTGGTAAAGTTGCGATAGTTACTGGTGGAAGTCGTGGAATAGGTCTTGCTACTGCAAAAATTTTATCTGAAAATGGTGCAACAGTAGTTCTAACAGCAAAAAATCAAGAAAGATTAGAAAAAGCATCATCTGAAATTCCAAATTCATTAGGAATAGCTGCAGATATCAAAAACAAAAATGATGTAAAAAATGTAGTAAGTAAAACAGTTGCAAAGTTTGGTCAAATAGATATTCTTGTAAATAATGCTGGAATTTTTCCAAAAATTAAGGAACTGCATATGATTGATGAGGATGAATGGAATGAGATTTTGGACGTTAATCTTACAGGACAATTTAGATTTACTAAGGAAGCAATTCCATACCTACAGAAGACATCTGGTTCAATAATTAACATTTCATCTGATGCAGGATTGAAGGCATATCAAGGATTTAATGCGGATGCATATTCTGCAACAAAAGCTGCATTGATTTTGCTGACAAAGTGCTGGGCATTAGAATATGCTAAAGATAAGATCCGAGTAAATTGTATTTGTCCAGGAGTAGTTGATACAGATATGACAAAACCATTTTTGAAAACTCAAGAAGATAAAGAGTTCATGGATAATGAACATCCAATAGGCAGAATTGGCCAACCGGAAGAAGTAGGAAAGGCAGTTTTGTATTTTGCATCAGATGATGCATCTTGGACTACAGGAGCAATTCTTGCTGTAGATGGAGGAGAATCGATAAAATGA
- the cysC gene encoding adenylyl-sulfate kinase — protein MKPFVLWMTGLPCSGKTTIVKDLQKDIPNLAMLDGDELREWFSPKDFSKAGRDEHNKKVAHLAKLLLNHGVPSVVSLVSPYSENRKNAREIINAGNQFAEVYVKCSLAKCEERDVKGMYAKARKGEIKGFTGIDDPYEAPEKADLVIDTENEPLSDSANKVKDFLKERNLL, from the coding sequence ATGAAACCTTTTGTTCTTTGGATGACAGGTCTTCCTTGTTCAGGAAAGACCACCATCGTAAAAGACTTGCAAAAAGATATTCCAAATTTGGCAATGCTTGATGGAGATGAATTGAGAGAATGGTTCTCCCCAAAAGATTTTTCAAAGGCAGGCAGAGATGAACATAACAAAAAAGTTGCTCACCTGGCAAAACTTTTGTTAAATCATGGTGTTCCAAGTGTGGTATCACTAGTTTCTCCATATTCTGAAAACAGAAAAAATGCTAGAGAAATAATTAACGCTGGAAATCAATTTGCAGAAGTTTATGTGAAATGTTCACTTGCAAAATGTGAGGAAAGAGATGTCAAAGGTATGTATGCCAAGGCAAGAAAAGGAGAAATCAAAGGTTTTACCGGAATTGATGATCCTTATGAAGCCCCAGAAAAGGCAGATTTAGTAATTGATACAGAAAATGAACCTCTTTCAGATAGTGCAAACAAAGTAAAGGACTTTCTTAAAGAAAGAAACCTACTCTAA
- a CDS encoding Snf7 family protein, whose translation MPNLTKDWSKQPQPSISEKINDTIKPKGALKPRVQEGIKKLQNQIRKLDSMLTNLQERDAKLFQRIVDATQKHDTQTSKVLGNELAEVRKVTKILSSARIALEQIELRLTTCSDLGDTVVAIMPTMGLMKNLKSSLGKVMPGAEQEIGQMAEMLGGFMTESFSGDAAFGMDATTNAESESILKEAAAVAESSTGQMFPSVPTSTKEATSTKFY comes from the coding sequence ATGCCTAATTTAACTAAAGATTGGTCAAAACAACCACAGCCTAGTATATCTGAAAAAATTAATGATACTATTAAGCCAAAAGGTGCATTAAAACCAAGAGTCCAAGAAGGTATTAAAAAATTACAAAATCAAATTAGAAAATTAGATTCAATGCTAACAAATTTACAAGAACGTGATGCAAAACTATTTCAAAGAATTGTAGATGCAACACAAAAACATGATACTCAGACTTCAAAAGTTTTAGGAAATGAATTAGCAGAGGTAAGAAAAGTTACAAAAATTTTAAGTAGTGCCAGAATAGCATTGGAACAAATTGAATTACGATTAACTACCTGTAGTGATCTTGGAGACACAGTTGTAGCAATCATGCCAACAATGGGGTTAATGAAAAATCTAAAATCATCACTAGGAAAAGTAATGCCAGGAGCTGAACAAGAAATTGGTCAAATGGCAGAAATGTTAGGTGGATTCATGACTGAAAGTTTCTCAGGTGATGCAGCATTTGGAATGGATGCAACCACTAATGCAGAATCTGAGAGTATACTAAAAGAGGCTGCAGCTGTTGCAGAAAGTTCAACTGGACAAATGTTCCCTTCAGTTCCTACAAGTACTAAAGAAGCAACTAGCACAAAATTCTATTGA
- a CDS encoding 7-cyano-7-deazaguanine synthase, with protein MKKAVIVFSGGVDSVCAVSFLKSKYELYGITFSYGQKASNEITAAKSFAKKLGLKQHKIIDIGFMKELYGDSNVLTSSKKKIPSEFEYSIVVPIRNAVFLSIASAWAFTLNASLVAYGAHTGDIHYPDCRPVFAKKLEAAFNQGEIDGIKSKIRKNIEIWSPYRKGLSKSDLLKSGMKVLGDSIFKTWSCYSNKKYHCGICESCNNRKAAFEKAGIIDKTEYVE; from the coding sequence ATGAAAAAAGCAGTTATAGTATTTAGTGGAGGAGTAGACTCTGTTTGTGCAGTTTCATTTTTAAAATCAAAATATGAATTATATGGAATTACATTTTCTTACGGACAAAAGGCAAGTAATGAAATAACAGCAGCAAAATCTTTTGCAAAAAAACTTGGATTAAAACAGCATAAAATTATTGATATTGGTTTTATGAAAGAACTGTATGGTGATTCGAATGTTTTGACAAGTTCAAAAAAGAAAATTCCAAGTGAATTTGAATATTCAATAGTAGTTCCAATTAGAAATGCAGTATTTTTATCAATAGCATCTGCTTGGGCATTTACCCTTAATGCCTCGCTGGTTGCATACGGTGCACATACTGGAGATATACACTACCCCGATTGTAGACCTGTTTTTGCAAAAAAACTTGAAGCAGCATTTAATCAAGGAGAAATTGATGGAATTAAATCAAAAATACGAAAAAATATAGAAATTTGGTCACCATATAGAAAGGGTCTATCAAAAAGCGATTTGTTAAAATCAGGAATGAAGGTATTGGGAGATTCTATTTTTAAAACTTGGAGTTGTTATTCAAATAAAAAATATCATTGTGGGATTTGTGAATCATGTAATAATCGAAAAGCTGCATTTGAAAAAGCAGGCATCATAGATAAAACAGAATATGTAGAATAA
- a CDS encoding SDR family NAD(P)-dependent oxidoreductase, with translation MNFKNKVVLITGASSGIGRETAIEFAKLGSNIILVARKIDKLEQVANELKKFNVTTFVCPCDVSKKDQVKEMSKIVLEKFDSIDILINNAGFAIYGSVSNLSIDDIESQMETNYFGMVYCIKNFLPSMLKKKSGHIVNIASVAASFGLPGIASYCASKFAMLGFSEGLKHELKNTGIGITVVSPIMVRTNFFDHSSFEKMPKYSPTSLDAKTVAKAILKAANSSRLEIVVPSVVRGAIWMKSTFPFFINPILGKSFKKQLDYTKQN, from the coding sequence GTGAATTTCAAAAACAAAGTAGTTCTAATTACTGGCGCATCATCTGGAATCGGTAGAGAAACTGCAATAGAATTTGCAAAACTGGGCTCAAACATAATTTTAGTTGCAAGAAAAATCGATAAGCTTGAACAAGTTGCAAATGAATTGAAAAAATTTAATGTAACTACATTTGTTTGCCCGTGTGATGTTTCAAAAAAGGATCAGGTTAAAGAAATGTCAAAAATAGTTTTAGAAAAATTTGATTCTATTGATATTTTGATAAATAATGCTGGATTTGCAATATATGGTTCTGTTTCTAATCTCTCAATTGATGATATAGAATCACAGATGGAAACAAATTATTTTGGTATGGTTTATTGCATCAAAAACTTTCTTCCATCAATGTTAAAGAAAAAATCTGGTCACATAGTAAATATTGCATCCGTTGCAGCAAGTTTTGGTTTACCTGGAATAGCTTCATACTGTGCATCCAAATTTGCAATGTTAGGATTTTCAGAAGGTCTTAAACATGAATTAAAAAATACTGGAATAGGAATTACAGTTGTTAGTCCAATTATGGTCAGAACCAACTTTTTTGATCATTCTTCATTTGAAAAGATGCCAAAATATTCACCAACATCACTTGATGCTAAAACTGTTGCAAAAGCAATTCTCAAAGCCGCAAACTCTTCGCGATTAGAAATTGTGGTGCCCTCAGTTGTACGTGGCGCAATATGGATGAAAAGCACATTTCCTTTTTTTATTAATCCAATACTAGGAAAATCATTCAAAAAACAGTTAGATTATACAAAACAGAATTAA
- a CDS encoding 7-carboxy-7-deazaguanine synthase QueE: protein MKVRLFEIFTSVEGEGILYGTKTLFIRLAGCPFTCFYCDTKESLPLDSGTEYTIEEANRLIDSNLQRQTYKVNFTGGDPLIQHQAVALLAKHVQDKKIPTYLESSCFDIDRFNHVLPFIDIVKIEFKTKDSDFVDSDHYEKLIDNTMKCLKSSIEAKKTTYIKIVVSSKTKLDEFKELVNQIFKIVSKDDIDGFIIQPTYGISEPSLDLLLNLYDIVYPYYMDVKVVPQLHKFIGAP from the coding sequence TTGAAAGTAAGATTATTTGAGATATTCACATCAGTTGAAGGCGAAGGAATTCTTTATGGAACAAAGACTCTTTTTATTAGACTAGCCGGTTGTCCATTTACTTGTTTTTACTGTGACACTAAAGAATCTCTTCCACTTGATTCTGGAACGGAATATACTATTGAAGAAGCAAATAGATTAATTGATTCAAATCTTCAAAGACAAACTTACAAAGTAAATTTTACTGGCGGTGATCCTCTAATTCAACATCAAGCTGTAGCATTACTTGCAAAACATGTTCAAGATAAAAAAATTCCTACATATCTTGAATCATCATGTTTTGATATTGATAGATTCAACCATGTATTACCATTCATCGATATTGTAAAAATTGAATTTAAAACAAAAGATTCTGATTTTGTAGATTCTGATCATTATGAAAAATTGATTGATAATACAATGAAATGTCTTAAATCATCCATCGAAGCTAAAAAAACAACTTATATCAAAATTGTTGTTAGCTCTAAAACTAAGTTAGATGAATTCAAAGAATTAGTAAATCAAATTTTTAAGATTGTTTCTAAAGACGATATAGATGGATTTATCATCCAACCAACATATGGTATTTCTGAACCGTCATTGGATCTTTTATTAAATTTGTATGATATTGTGTATCCATATTATATGGATGTCAAGGTAGTTCCTCAATTACACAAATTCATAGGAGCCCCATAA